The following proteins come from a genomic window of Penaeus monodon isolate SGIC_2016 chromosome 22, NSTDA_Pmon_1, whole genome shotgun sequence:
- the LOC119587584 gene encoding protein C19orf12 homolog, with product MTAQRDNVTDLLALAAELSEQEDLRAAVTGSVKGGLIAGAVTACGGLLGGPLGLAVGGAVGGVVAAAVFRKKFKSVASIIMNDLSSTQKKKLAATLTNIIPSQLIRTSASELPPDLKRQIIEAVQQFFGSHLNMRVQYR from the exons ATGACGGCGCAGCGTGACAACGTGACCGACCTCCTTGCCTTGGCGGCCGAACTGAGCGAGCAGGAGGACCTCCGAGCCGCCGTCACAGGGAGTGTCAAGGGCGGCCTCATCGCAGGAGCCGTTACTGCGTGCGGGGGTCTCCTGGGCGGTCCCTTAGGCCTTGCTGTTG GTGGTGCAGTGGGAGGGGTCGTGGCAGCGGCTGTATTTCGTAAGAAATTCAAGAGTGTGGCTTCCATTATCATGAATGACTTAAGCTCAACACAGAAGAAGAAACTCGCGGCCACTTTGACG AATATAATCCCCTCTCAGCTCATCCGCACGTCCGCTTCTGAACTACCGCCGGATTTGAAGCGGCAGATTATAGAAGCAGTTCAACAGTTCTTTGGCAGTCACTTGAACATGCGTGTGCAGTATCGATAA
- the LOC119586971 gene encoding phenoloxidase-activating factor 3-like (The sequence of the model RefSeq protein was modified relative to this genomic sequence to represent the inferred CDS: added 76 bases not found in genome assembly) produces the protein MLLHASVFTALLVAVRGKVLYGDGLPGEECEMGGGVKGYCEEVGACLRDGGVAKREGVLQLCRGVRREVYVCCRKPVEIARELCDSWADLWRQEDGRCVTEKPLIVGGEDAHPGEFPHTAILGRKWGNEPVVYECGGTLISPHYVLTAAHCLFGYSEGVTYWVKLGEHDRHYNASQRIPRLRGTRPPSLYRAGPLEEEEEVEGEGAEDETAPVEQEIEVEFDFIHPHYPRRFNYHDIALAKLKKPAVLTKRVLPACLPTNPREDYRGRSLTVVGWGHTEGMTEMTRILKKASVPVVDRLTCSSKVVSPYTIPFGITQDMLCAGTEGRDSCQGDSGGPLVEREERFGSLCEYTVVGVVSFGIGANSPCGLLGVYTRVSSYLDWITGYIAPNSPQKKELRVRSYSRGMGSRRAQDGDFDQLSTVGQDAANLDDSEDTGTLTFAGEFGTRDLFQRSGFRNIHPTADAEGDNHEQPNQVENATSKRSDEANTDIIHFLD, from the exons ATGTTGCTCCACGCGTCTGTGTTCACCGCGTTACTCGTGGCTGTCAGGGGGAAAG TTCTTTATGGCGACGGTCTGCCGGGCGAGGAATGCGAGATGGGCGGGGGCGTGAAGGGCTACTGCGAAGAGGTGGGGGCGTGTCTCCGTGACGGGGGCGTGGCCAAGAGAGAAGGCGTGCTCCAGCTGTGCAGGGGCGTGCGTAGGGAAGTGTATGTCTGCTGCAGAAAACCAGTTGAAATCGCCAGGGAGC TTTGCGATTCGTGGGCGGATCTGTGGCGGCAAGAGGATGGGCGGTGCGTGACCGAGAAACCGCTCATCGTGGGCGGGGAAGACGCCCACCCCGGGGAATTCCCGCATACG GCTATACTTGGACGGAAGTGGGGTAACGAGCCTGTGGTATACGAATGTGGGGGAACCCTTATATCACCACACTACGTCCTCACCGCCGCCCACTGCCTCTTTGGATACAG CGAAGGCGTCACGTACTGGGTGAAGCTTGGAGAACACGACCGCCACTACAACGCCTCCCAACGAATCCCGCGGCTGAGGGGGacacgtcctccctccctctaccggGCGGGGCCGCT TTCGACTTCATCCACCCGCATTATCCGAGGAGGTTCAATTATCACGACATCGCTCTCGCCAAGCTCAAGAAGCCG GCGGTGCTCACGAAACGGGTTCTACCGGCCTGTCTGCCCACCAACCCCAGAGAAGACTATCGTGGGAGGAGCTTGACTGTGGTGGGCTGGGGACATACAGAAG GAATGACTGAGATGACTCGTATCCTGAAGAAGGCGTCAGTGCCTGTGGTGGATCGTCTCACCTGTTCCTCCAAGGTCGTCAGTCCCTACACCATCCCCTTCGGCATCACCCAGGACATGCTCTGCGCCGGGACGGAAGGGCGGGACTCGTGCCAG GGCGACAGCGGAGGCCCTCtggtggagagagaagagcgctTCGGAAGCCTATGCGAGTATACCGTGGTGGGCGTGGTGAGTTTCGGCATCGGAGCGAACTCCCCCTGTGGTCTCCTGGGCGTGTATACGAGAGTCTCTTCTTACCTGGACTGGATCACGGGTTATATAGCCCCCAACAGCCCCCAGAAGAAGGAATTGCGTGTTAGGTCATATAGCAGAGGAATGGGAAGTCGGAGAGCGCAGGACGGAGACTTCGATCAGCTATCGACGGTGGGACAAGACGCAGCTAACCTCGACGATTCTGAGGATACTGGCACTCTTACTTTTGCGGGAGAGTTTGGAACTAGGGATCTGTTTCAGAGGTCGGGTTTCAGGAACATCCATCCCACTGCAGATGCTGAAGGGGATAATCACGAGCAACCGAATCAAGTCGAAAATGCAACAAGTAAGAGATCAGACGAAGCGAACACTGACATTATACATTTCTTGGACTAA
- the LOC119587585 gene encoding transmembrane protein 17-like, with product MSKLYAHNYENARRLVSSTVESLTGKFFPSVSFDQLGENSYGNEVVSSLPLQMVLYFSALFFPFWLTSSMIMVTLKFQYVSNLYQFVLVAIYVAVPLIEVIRLYIGHIGNLEEKVPELAGSWLLTLLLQLPLLIFLLVVPGIWPLPMDYAVNLIFLIFIVLHLLFGYHAINTTAAHQTRLYHMYMVMRQNQDE from the exons ATGTCTAAATTATATGCTCACAATTATGAGAATGCTAGACGTCTGGTGTCCAGTACAGTGGAGAGTCTAACCGGGAAGTTTTTCCCAAGTGTCTCGTTTGATCAGCTTGGGGAAAATTCTTATG GTAACGAGGTCGTTTCAAGCTTACCTCTTCAAATGGTACTTTACTTCTCCGCCCTTTTCTTCCCGTTTTGGTTAACGTCTTCAATGATCATGGTGACATTGAAG TTTCAGTACGTGTCCAACTTATATCAGTTTGTACTGGTTGCCATATATGTGGCAGTTCCTCTGATTGAGGTCATTCGCCTGTATATAGGACATATTGGAAATCTAGAAGAAAAG GTCCCAGAATTGGCAGGCAGCTGGCTCCTCACTCTCCTTTTGcaactccctctcctcatttttctGCTGGTTGTTCCGGGAATTTGGCCTCTGCCTATGGACTACGCAGTCAACTTGATTTTCCTTATATTCATAGTACTGCATCTCCTCTTTGGATATCATGCAATAAATACAACAGCTGCTCATCAAACTAGGTTATATCACATGTACATGGTGATGAGGCAGAACCAAGATGAATGA